The following coding sequences are from one Macaca nemestrina isolate mMacNem1 chromosome 1, mMacNem.hap1, whole genome shotgun sequence window:
- the LOC105479021 gene encoding 5'-AMP-activated protein kinase subunit beta-2: MGNTTSDRVSGERHGAKAARSEGAGGHAPGKEHKIMVGSTDDPSVFSLPDSKLPGDKEFVSWQQDLEDSVKPTQQARPTVIRWSEGGKEVFISGSFNNWSTKIPLIKSHNDFVAILDLPEGEHQYKFFVDGQWVHDPSEPVVTSQLGTINNLIHVKKSDFEVFDALKLDSMESSETSCRDLSSSPPGPYGQEMYVFRSEERFKSPPILPPHLLQVILNKDTNISCDPALLPEPNHVMLNHLYALSIKDSVMVLSATHRYKKKYVTTLLYKPI; this comes from the exons ATGGGAAACACCACCAGCGACCGGGTGTCCGGGGAGCGCCACGGTGCCAAGGCTGCACGCTCCGAGGGCGCAGGCGGTCATGCCCCGGGGAAGGAGCACAAGATCATGGTGGGCAGTACGGACGACCCCAGCGTGTTCAGCCTCCCCGACTCCAAG CTCCCTGGGGACAAAGAGTTTGTATCATGGCAGCAGGATTTGGAGGACTCCGTAAAGCCCACACAGCAGGCCCGGCCCACTGTTATCCGCTGGTCTGAAGGAGGCAAGGAGGTCTTCATCTCTGGGTCCTTCAACAATTGGAGCACCAAGATTCCACTGATTAAGAG cCATAATGACTTTGTTGCCATCCTGGACCTCCCTGAGGGAGAGCACCAATACAAGTTCTTTGTGGATGGACAGTGGGTTCATGATCCATCAGAG CCTGTGGTTACCAGTCAGCTCGGCACTATTAACAATTTGATCCATGTCAAGAAATCTGACTTTGAGGTGTTCGATGCTTTAAAGCTAGATTCTATGGAAAGTTCTGAGACATCTTGTAGAG ACCTTTCCAGCTCACCCCCAGGGCCTTATGGTCAAGAAATGTATGTGTTTCGATCTGAGGAAAGATTCAAATCCCCACCCATCCTTCCTCCTCATCTACTTCAAGTTATTCTTAACAAAGACACTAATATTTCT tGTGACCCAGCCTTACTCCCTGAGCCCAACCATGTTATGCTGAACCATCTCTATGCATTGTCCATTAAG